Proteins from one Bacteroides mediterraneensis genomic window:
- a CDS encoding ParA family protein has translation MNKRPILVAFSNQKGGVGKSTITVLLASYFNYVRGIDVAVVDCDYPQFSLEKLRSRDLKNLEKSEYHQRLFCRQFEDNSRKAYPIITSRPEQASEIAGRLEGKYDLVFFDLPGTVNSRGVFESVMNMDYVFTPIVKDRMVMQSSLSFVSTVQDFIGEHPEAPLKEIRLFWNRMDSRTSKELYVMYNEIISRMGLKVFQTVLPDLERYNKEMTSSSRQHFRSTLLPPSDVLLKDSMLDVFAKEMERILFPV, from the coding sequence ATGAACAAACGTCCGATTCTTGTCGCCTTCAGTAATCAGAAAGGAGGCGTCGGCAAGTCCACCATAACAGTGCTGCTTGCTAGTTATTTTAATTATGTGAGAGGTATAGATGTGGCAGTTGTTGACTGTGATTATCCCCAGTTCAGTCTTGAGAAACTTAGGAGCCGTGATCTTAAGAATCTTGAAAAGAGCGAATATCACCAACGTCTGTTTTGCCGTCAGTTTGAGGACAATTCCCGGAAAGCATATCCGATAATCACTTCCAGACCTGAACAGGCTTCCGAAATAGCCGGCAGGCTTGAAGGAAAATATGACCTTGTATTTTTTGATTTGCCGGGAACGGTAAATTCCCGTGGTGTGTTCGAGTCGGTAATGAATATGGATTATGTATTCACTCCAATAGTAAAAGACCGGATGGTGATGCAGAGTAGCCTCTCCTTTGTATCTACAGTACAAGATTTCATAGGAGAACATCCGGAAGCTCCACTTAAAGAAATACGCCTGTTCTGGAATCGTATGGACAGCCGTACATCAAAAGAACTTTATGTGATGTATAATGAAATTATTTCCCGTATGGGATTAAAAGTGTTTCAAACTGTTCTTCCGGATCTTGAACGTTATAACAAGGAAATGACATCATCTTCTCGCCAGCATTTCCGCAGTACCCTACTTCCACCATCCGATGTACTGCTAAAGGATAGTATGCTTGACGTGTTTGCTAAAGAGATGGAAAGAATCCTGTTTCCGGTTTGA
- a CDS encoding DUF3408 domain-containing protein, giving the protein MDEEKLREMMASESISCVSSGTAADESLNVSVDKENAKESIDNQEGGNTDCNTLPVSDKAYHYGQLFLKRKNSVQRKQTYISIELYRKLARILPLLSDDISIPSFLDNVLTHHLETYSKELGELFRRKTQKPF; this is encoded by the coding sequence GTGGATGAAGAAAAACTACGTGAGATGATGGCCAGCGAGTCTATATCCTGTGTTTCATCAGGAACTGCAGCAGACGAATCTCTTAATGTAAGTGTGGACAAAGAGAATGCTAAAGAATCAATAGACAATCAGGAGGGTGGAAATACAGACTGCAACACATTACCTGTGTCTGACAAAGCATACCATTATGGACAACTTTTCCTGAAAAGAAAGAATTCTGTTCAACGCAAGCAGACATATATCAGCATTGAACTGTACCGTAAGCTTGCACGGATATTGCCACTTCTTAGTGATGACATCAGCATTCCTTCTTTTTTAGATAATGTGTTGACACATCATCTTGAAACCTACAGTAAAGAGCTCGGCGAGCTATTTCGCCGTAAAACCCAAAAACCATTCTGA
- the mobA gene encoding conjugal transfer protein MobA has translation MEKKQARRTGRKPKTDPADYKYNFRLNAQEKSRFEKLFLESGARDRTIFIKKSIFSEQLKVIKVDKVSMDYYIRLGEFYRQFQAIGNNYNQVVRAVQKNFGDKRAMSLLYKLEKATLELILLNKQIMALTKEYEQKWLQR, from the coding sequence ATGGAGAAAAAACAGGCAAGAAGGACAGGCAGAAAACCGAAAACTGATCCGGCGGACTACAAGTACAATTTCCGTCTGAACGCACAGGAGAAAAGCAGATTTGAGAAACTGTTTCTGGAATCCGGAGCAAGAGATAGGACAATCTTTATCAAGAAATCAATCTTTTCAGAACAACTGAAGGTAATCAAGGTGGATAAGGTTTCCATGGACTATTACATCCGGCTCGGGGAATTTTATAGACAATTCCAGGCAATAGGCAACAACTATAATCAGGTCGTAAGGGCCGTGCAGAAAAATTTCGGGGACAAAAGGGCGATGTCCCTGCTTTACAAACTTGAAAAGGCTACCCTGGAACTGATACTGCTCAACAAGCAGATTATGGCATTAACCAAAGAATATGAACAGAAATGGTTGCAAAGATAA
- the traJ gene encoding conjugative transposon protein TraJ: MVLLSVDFSNLHTILESLYNEMMPLCGDMLDVAKGLAGLGALFYVAVRVWQSLARAEPIDVYPLLRPFAIGICIMLFPTLVLGTMNTVLSPIVQGTHKMLEGQTMDMQQYREQKDRLEREAMLRNPETAYLVSDEEFDRQLDELGWSPDAMATRMGMYMEVGMYNLEKNIRDAFRSLLELLFAAASLLIDTVRTFFQVVLSILGPIAFAFSVWDGFQSTLSQWFTRYISVYLWLPVSDLFSCMLAKIQVLMLQNDILELQNNPNYSLDNSNSVYVIFMLIGIIGYFTVPTVAGWIVQAGGAGNYNRNINRTATKAGGFAAGAAGSGLGNIGGRLRGK, translated from the coding sequence ATGGTATTGTTATCCGTGGATTTCTCGAATCTCCATACCATTCTGGAGAGCCTTTACAATGAAATGATGCCCCTTTGCGGGGATATGCTGGATGTGGCCAAGGGACTTGCCGGACTCGGTGCCCTGTTCTATGTGGCCGTCCGTGTCTGGCAGTCGCTTGCCCGTGCCGAACCGATAGACGTGTATCCGCTTCTGCGCCCGTTTGCGATAGGCATCTGCATCATGCTTTTCCCGACTCTGGTACTCGGAACGATGAATACGGTGCTGAGTCCGATTGTGCAGGGAACCCACAAGATGCTTGAGGGGCAGACGATGGACATGCAGCAGTACCGTGAGCAGAAGGACAGGCTGGAACGTGAAGCCATGCTCCGCAATCCGGAAACGGCCTATCTGGTCAGCGATGAGGAGTTTGACCGTCAGCTGGACGAGCTCGGATGGTCGCCCGATGCCATGGCAACCCGCATGGGCATGTATATGGAAGTGGGCATGTACAATCTGGAAAAGAATATCCGTGACGCCTTCCGCAGTCTGCTGGAACTGCTTTTTGCCGCGGCATCCCTGCTTATAGATACGGTAAGGACCTTTTTTCAGGTTGTATTGTCCATCCTTGGTCCCATTGCCTTTGCCTTCAGTGTGTGGGACGGTTTCCAGTCCACGCTCAGCCAGTGGTTCACACGTTACATTTCCGTCTATCTGTGGCTTCCCGTGAGTGACCTTTTCAGCTGTATGCTGGCCAAGATTCAGGTGCTCATGCTGCAGAACGACATCCTGGAGCTCCAGAACAATCCGAACTATTCGCTGGACAACTCCAATTCGGTATATGTGATCTTCATGCTGATAGGTATCATCGGATATTTTACCGTGCCGACCGTGGCCGGATGGATTGTGCAGGCAGGCGGTGCCGGAAACTACAACCGCAACATCAACCGTACCGCGACCAAGGCCGGAGGATTTGCAGCCGGTGCCGCAGGTTCCGGACTGGGAAATATCGGAGGGCGTCTGCGTGGAAAATAA
- a CDS encoding DUF4141 domain-containing protein, with protein MRKRLLLLCAGTFFLAGQIRAQWVVTDPGNLAQSIINMSDNIVHTSSTATSTAQNFAETVKIYQQYKKYYDALKSVNNLVKDARKVSEIILMVGDVSEIYVTNFQKMLGDENFSPEELDAIAFGYTKLLEESNGVLQDLRQVINVSTLSMTDKDRMDVVDDCYASMRRYRNLVNYYTNRNIAVSFLRARKKNDLDRVLKLYGNDTSKYW; from the coding sequence ATGAGAAAAAGACTGCTGCTGCTTTGTGCAGGAACCTTTTTTCTTGCCGGACAGATACGGGCACAGTGGGTGGTGACCGATCCGGGAAACCTTGCCCAGAGTATCATCAACATGTCGGACAATATCGTGCATACCTCTTCAACTGCGACAAGTACCGCCCAGAATTTTGCGGAGACGGTGAAGATATACCAGCAGTACAAGAAATACTATGATGCCCTGAAGTCCGTCAACAATCTGGTGAAGGATGCCCGTAAGGTCAGTGAGATTATCCTGATGGTAGGTGACGTGTCGGAAATCTACGTGACCAATTTCCAGAAGATGCTGGGTGACGAGAACTTTTCTCCCGAAGAGCTGGATGCCATCGCTTTCGGTTATACCAAACTTCTGGAAGAGAGCAACGGGGTGTTGCAGGACCTCAGGCAGGTAATCAACGTCAGCACCCTTTCCATGACCGACAAGGATCGTATGGACGTGGTGGATGACTGTTATGCCAGTATGCGCCGTTACCGCAATCTCGTGAATTACTATACGAACAGGAATATAGCCGTGAGTTTTCTGCGTGCCCGCAAGAAGAATGACCTTGACCGTGTCCTGAAGCTCTATGGCAATGACACCTCCAAATATTGGTAG
- the traK gene encoding conjugative transposon protein TraK codes for MEFKSLTNIESSFRRIRLMLAVFVGCCTLVTVFALWNSYRFAEKQREKIYVLDGGKSLMLALSQDLSQNRPAEAREHVRRFHELFFGLSPQKDAIEHNINRALQLADKSAYHYYVDFAEKGYYNRLISGNINQVVRVDSVVCDFSGYPYRARTYARQMIIRESNVTERSLVTDCQLQNTSRSDDNPNGFIIEHLTILENKDIRSVER; via the coding sequence ATGGAATTCAAATCACTGACCAATATTGAAAGCAGCTTCAGACGGATACGCCTGATGCTTGCGGTCTTTGTCGGATGCTGCACGCTCGTGACCGTCTTTGCCCTGTGGAACTCATACCGCTTTGCGGAGAAACAGCGTGAGAAAATTTATGTACTCGATGGCGGCAAGTCACTGATGCTTGCCCTTTCGCAGGATCTTTCACAGAACCGTCCGGCTGAAGCCAGGGAGCATGTAAGAAGGTTCCATGAGCTCTTTTTCGGACTGTCGCCACAGAAGGATGCCATCGAGCACAATATCAACCGTGCCTTGCAGCTGGCGGACAAAAGCGCCTATCATTACTATGTGGATTTTGCCGAGAAAGGATATTATAACCGTCTCATTTCCGGTAATATCAATCAGGTGGTACGGGTGGACAGCGTGGTCTGCGACTTTTCCGGATACCCCTACAGGGCCAGGACGTATGCCCGCCAGATGATTATCCGTGAGAGTAATGTGACGGAACGTTCGCTGGTGACTGACTGCCAGCTTCAGAATACGTCCCGTTCCGATGACAACCCCAACGGCTTTATCATCGAACATCTGACCATACTGGAAAACAAGGACATAAGGAGCGTAGAGCGATGA
- a CDS encoding DUF4134 domain-containing protein, which translates to MTPDDSVVSQRFKPYIFAVEFNIYVKPQNDSTMKRRILFSVLCVLAAAGAFAQGQGLAGINEATSLMTSYFDPATKLCYAIGAVLGLVGGIKTYGKFSSGDPDTSKTAASWFFACIFLIVAATILRSFFL; encoded by the coding sequence GTGACACCTGATGACAGTGTTGTATCACAGCGGTTTAAGCCTTATATATTTGCAGTCGAATTCAACATTTATGTCAAACCCCAAAATGATTCGACAATGAAGAGAAGAATCCTATTTTCAGTATTGTGTGTGCTGGCAGCGGCAGGTGCTTTCGCACAGGGACAGGGTCTTGCCGGCATCAATGAGGCTACCAGCCTTATGACTTCGTATTTCGATCCGGCCACCAAATTGTGTTATGCCATTGGAGCCGTACTCGGTCTGGTCGGCGGTATCAAGACGTATGGCAAGTTCAGCAGCGGCGATCCCGATACGTCCAAGACTGCGGCGAGCTGGTTCTTCGCCTGCATCTTCCTGATTGTGGCCGCCACCATTCTCCGTTCCTTCTTCCTGTAA
- a CDS encoding TraG family conjugative transposon ATPase: MRSVLKACDLEDIFPILAVENNCIVSKDADITVAFEVELPELYTVTAAEYEAIHGTWVKAMKVLPNYSVVYKQDWFVKENYRSEGDGTESFLSRSYERHFNERPYLRHRCFLYLTKTTRERARRRSDFSTLCRGYILPKEITDWDSVVKFLEAVEQFERIMNDSGHVRMKRLRTEEVVGTEECPGLIERYLTLGMEDTHPVLQDICLDSERMRIGDKRLCLHVLSDTEDLPGSVGTDMRYERLSTDRSDCRLSFAAPVGLLLSCNHVYSQYVFIDDAQEILQRMEKTSRNMLSLSKYSRSNAVNYEWAEMYLDEAHTKGLVPVRCHCNVLAWAEDEEELRRIKNDTGSQLALMGCVPHYNTIDTPVLYWSGIPGNAGDFPAEESFYTFLEQAVCLFASETNYRSSPSPFGIRMTDRQSGVPLHLDISDLPMRKGIITNRNKFILGPSGSGKSFFTNHLVRQYYEQGTHILLVDTGNSYQGLCSLIHDRTHGEDGIYITYEEDDPIAFNPFYTDSGEFDVEKRESIKTLILTLWKREDEAPRRSEEVALSGAVNAYIRRITENRDVRPDFNGFYEFVRDDYRRMIEEKKVREKDFDIDGFLNVLEPFYRGGDYDFLLNSDKELDLTNKRFIVFELDNISGNKVLLPVVTLIIMETFIAKMRRLKGIRKMILIEECWKALMSANMSEYIKYLFKTVRKYFGEAVVVTQEVDDIISSPVVKEAIINNSDCKILLDQRKYMNKFDHIQRLLGLTDKERGQILSINQANHPGRFYREVWIGLGGTHSAVYATEVSDEEYAVYTTEESEKLELQKLAKELGGNLELAVKRIAEMRRERKRSNGKA, encoded by the coding sequence ATGAGAAGTGTATTGAAGGCCTGTGATCTGGAAGACATATTCCCGATTTTGGCCGTGGAAAACAACTGCATCGTAAGCAAGGATGCGGACATTACGGTAGCCTTCGAGGTTGAGCTGCCTGAACTGTACACGGTGACGGCGGCGGAATATGAAGCCATTCACGGTACCTGGGTAAAGGCCATGAAGGTACTTCCCAATTATTCGGTCGTGTACAAGCAGGACTGGTTCGTCAAGGAAAACTACCGGAGCGAAGGAGACGGGACGGAAAGTTTCCTGTCCCGCAGCTATGAGCGTCATTTCAACGAACGCCCGTATCTCAGACACCGCTGCTTCCTGTATCTGACAAAGACCACACGCGAACGTGCCCGTCGTCGCAGTGATTTCAGTACCCTGTGCCGCGGCTATATCCTTCCCAAGGAAATCACGGACTGGGATTCGGTCGTGAAATTCCTGGAGGCGGTGGAGCAGTTCGAGCGTATCATGAACGATTCGGGGCATGTCAGGATGAAGCGTCTCAGAACGGAAGAGGTGGTCGGAACGGAAGAATGTCCCGGGCTGATTGAAAGATACCTGACTCTCGGTATGGAGGACACGCACCCCGTATTACAGGACATCTGCCTTGATTCGGAACGTATGCGCATCGGTGACAAACGTCTTTGCCTGCATGTGCTTTCCGATACGGAAGACCTTCCCGGCAGTGTGGGCACGGACATGCGCTATGAGCGCTTATCCACGGACCGTAGCGACTGCCGTCTTTCGTTTGCGGCTCCGGTAGGACTCCTGCTTTCATGCAACCATGTCTATTCGCAGTACGTGTTCATCGATGACGCGCAGGAAATCCTGCAACGCATGGAAAAGACCTCACGCAACATGCTGTCCCTGTCGAAATACAGCCGCAGCAATGCCGTGAACTATGAATGGGCAGAAATGTATCTTGACGAGGCGCATACGAAAGGGCTTGTTCCGGTACGGTGCCACTGTAATGTACTGGCCTGGGCGGAAGACGAGGAAGAGTTAAGGCGTATCAAGAACGATACCGGCAGCCAGCTTGCCCTGATGGGATGCGTACCCCATTACAACACGATAGATACCCCGGTGCTGTACTGGTCTGGTATTCCAGGCAATGCGGGCGATTTTCCGGCTGAGGAAAGTTTCTATACCTTTCTGGAACAGGCTGTCTGCCTGTTTGCTTCGGAAACGAATTACCGCAGTTCGCCCAGCCCGTTCGGTATCCGTATGACGGACAGGCAGAGCGGCGTACCGCTTCATCTGGACATCAGTGACCTGCCCATGCGCAAGGGAATCATCACCAACCGCAACAAGTTCATACTCGGTCCCTCCGGCAGCGGTAAATCCTTCTTTACGAACCACCTTGTCCGCCAGTATTATGAACAGGGTACCCATATCCTGCTGGTGGATACCGGAAACAGCTATCAGGGACTTTGCAGCCTGATTCATGACCGGACACATGGCGAGGACGGTATCTATATCACCTATGAGGAGGACGATCCCATCGCCTTCAATCCGTTCTATACGGATTCCGGGGAATTTGACGTGGAAAAGCGTGAAAGCATCAAGACACTGATACTCACACTCTGGAAACGTGAGGATGAAGCCCCAAGGCGTTCGGAAGAAGTGGCCCTTTCTGGAGCGGTGAACGCATACATCCGCAGGATAACGGAAAACAGGGATGTCAGACCCGATTTCAACGGATTCTACGAGTTTGTGCGTGATGACTACCGCCGGATGATTGAGGAGAAAAAAGTCCGTGAGAAGGATTTTGACATCGACGGTTTCCTGAACGTGCTGGAACCGTTCTACCGTGGCGGTGATTATGATTTCCTGCTTAATTCGGACAAGGAACTGGATCTTACCAACAAGCGCTTTATCGTATTCGAGCTGGACAATATCAGCGGAAACAAGGTGCTTCTGCCCGTGGTCACGCTGATAATCATGGAAACCTTCATCGCCAAGATGCGCCGTTTAAAAGGTATCCGCAAGATGATACTTATTGAGGAATGCTGGAAAGCCCTGATGTCCGCCAATATGAGTGAGTACATAAAGTATCTCTTTAAGACCGTCAGAAAATATTTCGGGGAGGCTGTCGTGGTCACCCAGGAAGTGGATGACATCATCAGTTCCCCTGTCGTAAAGGAAGCTATCATCAACAACAGTGACTGCAAGATTCTTCTTGACCAGCGGAAATACATGAACAAGTTCGACCATATCCAGCGGCTTCTCGGACTGACCGACAAGGAACGCGGACAGATCCTGTCCATTAACCAGGCCAACCATCCCGGACGTTTCTACCGTGAGGTCTGGATCGGTCTTGGCGGTACCCACTCGGCCGTGTATGCCACGGAAGTCAGCGATGAGGAATATGCCGTATATACCACGGAAGAGTCGGAAAAGCTGGAATTGCAGAAGCTGGCCAAGGAACTGGGCGGAAATCTGGAACTGGCCGTAAAACGCATTGCGGAAATGAGAAGGGAAAGGAAAAGGTCAAACGGTAAAGCATGA
- a CDS encoding DUF4122 family protein produces the protein MEEILYLCVRLVCISYLLYIVYGWKKQIEKLCRFFYGKPTVKKEKKETVVTESAVSDAEVMGSTRYVYLDENAGKTAAPFMSQPLERNFIGEEEDVQQEDVECNLQLDKMKLLQEVQEDLDAESPEVESVSPVLSSRDMEVLGEYLTHQDEADHEKAMQAARVLFSIRQTSLIDVFLSNMENSAIVEELIDRYLDEDGNPKPLKVKDGNEPSDEWRKYI, from the coding sequence ATGGAGGAAATATTATATCTGTGTGTACGGCTTGTCTGTATAAGCTATTTGTTGTACATAGTTTATGGTTGGAAAAAGCAAATAGAGAAATTATGTAGATTTTTTTATGGAAAGCCTACTGTAAAGAAGGAAAAGAAAGAAACTGTCGTAACGGAATCTGCGGTTTCAGATGCAGAAGTGATGGGAAGTACCCGTTATGTCTATCTGGACGAGAATGCCGGAAAGACTGCCGCTCCCTTCATGAGCCAGCCACTTGAAAGGAATTTTATCGGTGAAGAGGAGGACGTGCAGCAGGAAGATGTGGAATGCAACCTTCAGTTGGATAAGATGAAACTCCTGCAGGAAGTCCAGGAAGACCTTGATGCGGAGTCTCCCGAAGTGGAATCCGTATCACCTGTTCTGTCCAGCAGGGACATGGAAGTACTCGGCGAATATCTGACACATCAGGATGAAGCCGACCATGAGAAGGCCATGCAAGCAGCCCGTGTCCTGTTCTCCATCAGGCAGACCAGCCTGATTGACGTGTTCCTTTCCAATATGGAGAATTCCGCGATTGTAGAGGAACTGATAGACAGGTATCTTGACGAGGACGGCAATCCCAAACCGCTTAAAGTAAAGGATGGGAATGAACCGTCTGACGAGTGGCGGAAATATATCTGA
- a CDS encoding DUF3876 domain-containing protein, whose translation MKNRQLYRLAACLIGAASLLLQSCSESRFKDCDRLCGSWSSVEGKPDVLIYKEGDAYKVTVFARSGKTRKLKPETYLLVEENGNLFINTGYRIDIAYNEAADVLTFSPNGDYVRKEVRP comes from the coding sequence ATGAAAAACAGACAGTTGTACAGACTGGCCGCCTGCCTGATCGGGGCGGCATCACTGCTGCTGCAGAGCTGTAGTGAAAGCAGGTTCAAGGACTGTGACCGCCTGTGCGGTTCATGGAGCAGTGTGGAAGGCAAGCCCGATGTCCTTATATATAAGGAAGGGGACGCCTACAAGGTGACGGTCTTCGCCCGTAGCGGAAAGACACGGAAGCTGAAGCCGGAAACCTATCTGCTGGTGGAAGAAAACGGTAACCTGTTCATCAATACCGGCTACCGCATAGACATCGCCTACAATGAGGCGGCTGACGTATTGACCTTTTCTCCGAACGGTGACTATGTAAGGAAGGAGGTACGTCCATGA
- the mobB gene encoding conjugal transfer protein MobB yields MVAKISHGASLYGALVYNHEKVFQGTAEILSGHRMISDRPGLPSEDIRLALLSFENHLTANRRTDKPVLHIALSPAPEDRLDNDRLAELAEKYMQKMGYGDQPFIVYRHGDTFNTHVHIVSVCIDDEGRKINDSYEHRRSMTACRELEQEFGLRNSADTERRNPKAELKKVDASQGDIRHQIGNTLKAVLESYRFQTFGEYSALLSTLNIEARQVRGDYMGTPYTGIIYSATDDSGKVVSPPIKSARFGKRFGNTGLSERMLRHTQDFKEGRWAPAISGKVVWAMRNAKSEQEFRELLKKEHIDVVFRRNDTGRIYGVTFIDHERREAFNGSRMGKEFSANVFNGLVNWWEGIPWQDRQQSGPEELWKRYGHRMEENSALEQAAGIFSFEANPAVDYEEEAFRRRMKRKKKPQKRKSRGI; encoded by the coding sequence ATGGTTGCAAAGATAAGTCACGGGGCAAGCCTTTACGGAGCACTGGTCTATAACCATGAAAAGGTATTTCAAGGGACGGCGGAAATCCTGTCAGGACACCGGATGATTTCCGACCGCCCTGGACTGCCGAGCGAGGATATACGTCTGGCTCTCCTTTCATTTGAAAACCATCTGACGGCAAACAGGAGGACGGACAAGCCGGTCCTGCATATCGCCCTCAGTCCGGCACCGGAAGACAGGCTGGACAATGACAGGCTGGCGGAACTGGCAGAAAAATACATGCAGAAAATGGGATATGGTGACCAACCGTTCATCGTGTACAGGCATGGAGATACCTTCAACACGCACGTACATATCGTGAGTGTATGCATTGACGATGAAGGAAGGAAAATCAATGACTCCTATGAACACCGCCGTTCAATGACAGCCTGCCGGGAACTGGAACAGGAATTCGGACTGCGTAACAGTGCGGATACGGAAAGACGGAATCCGAAAGCGGAACTGAAAAAGGTGGATGCCTCACAAGGGGATATACGTCACCAGATAGGAAACACGCTGAAGGCCGTACTGGAAAGCTATCGTTTCCAGACTTTCGGAGAGTATTCCGCACTGCTTTCCACACTGAACATTGAAGCCCGACAGGTACGGGGCGATTACATGGGAACACCCTATACGGGTATCATCTATTCGGCTACAGATGATAGTGGGAAAGTGGTCAGCCCTCCGATAAAAAGTGCAAGGTTCGGCAAGCGTTTCGGAAATACGGGACTGTCCGAACGTATGTTACGGCATACACAGGACTTCAAGGAAGGCAGATGGGCTCCTGCCATATCCGGCAAGGTAGTATGGGCCATGCGTAACGCAAAATCGGAACAGGAATTCAGGGAACTGCTGAAAAAGGAGCACATTGATGTGGTATTCCGAAGGAACGATACCGGACGTATCTACGGTGTCACATTCATAGACCATGAACGGCGTGAGGCGTTCAACGGTTCACGTATGGGAAAGGAGTTTTCCGCCAACGTATTCAACGGCCTTGTCAACTGGTGGGAAGGAATACCCTGGCAGGACAGACAACAGTCCGGCCCGGAGGAACTTTGGAAACGGTACGGTCACCGTATGGAAGAAAACAGTGCGCTTGAACAGGCAGCAGGCATCTTCTCCTTTGAGGCAAATCCGGCAGTCGATTACGAGGAAGAAGCGTTCCGTCGCCGCATGAAACGGAAAAAGAAACCGCAGAAACGCAAATCACGCGGTATCTGA
- a CDS encoding DUF4133 domain-containing protein: protein MDYRINKGAGRPIEFKGLKSQYLFFFAGGLVSVFLAVVVLYMAGVSQLVCLSFGAVSGSLTVWLTFRMNARYGEHGLMKMLAEKRHPRYLSARRRIFRALTKKKRKK, encoded by the coding sequence ATGGATTACCGTATCAACAAAGGAGCAGGCCGTCCGATTGAGTTCAAGGGCTTGAAATCACAGTACCTGTTCTTTTTTGCCGGAGGCCTTGTATCGGTCTTTCTTGCGGTGGTTGTCCTGTATATGGCCGGTGTCAGCCAGCTGGTATGCCTGTCTTTCGGAGCGGTATCCGGTTCCCTGACCGTATGGCTGACCTTCCGCATGAATGCCCGCTACGGTGAGCACGGGCTGATGAAGATGCTGGCCGAGAAACGCCATCCGCGCTATCTGTCAGCCCGTCGCAGAATATTCAGAGCATTAACCAAAAAGAAGAGAAAGAAATGA